From Xiphophorus maculatus strain JP 163 A chromosome 12, X_maculatus-5.0-male, whole genome shotgun sequence, the proteins below share one genomic window:
- the LOC102226584 gene encoding transcription cofactor vestigial-like protein 4: MAVANFQYITRMSSGFKVYILEGQPHLRGEDRYRHMGNERPRAPAVFPVKRKRNYERGLTLEERRERAINRNKMVQRAGPVPAPFSTQQSPSSPQSPTPSPTSPFPPYVYYTPVSDEPLALIKKPRKDPENAREKTTASAATQIQMRPSVITCVSSVQSPSSRPDVRKSHSSGDSKCNYDHVLEEHFQRSLGVNYQQAPTKELSISVSVDDHFAKALGEDKWLQIKSKSSSCSSTPPSSPSVTHSPTYSHSPNHSHKQSPLTSSHWTLN, translated from the exons ATGGCTGTGGCTAACTTCCAGTACATTACCCGGATGAGCAGTGGCTTCAAGGTCTACATATTAGAAG GCCAGCCTCATCTCAGAGGTGAAGACCGGTACAGGCATATGGGGAACGAGCGACCTCGAGCTCCGGCTGTGTTTCCGGTCAAACGCAAGCGCAACTACGAGAGAGGCCTCACGTTGGAGGAGAG GCGAGAGCGGGCAATAAACAGGAACAAGATGGTCCAGAGGGCTGGTCCAGTGCCTGCACCCTTCAGTACCCAGCAGAGTCCATCATCTCCACAGAGCCCAACGCCTAGTCCTACCAGCCCTTTCCCCCCCTACGTCTACTACACACCAGTCAGCGATGAACCCCTGGCACTCATCAAAAAACCAAGGAAAGACCCTGAAAACGCAAGAGAAAAGACTACGGCCTCTGCTGCCACTCAGATCCAG ATGCGCCCATCAGTGATCACCTGTGTGTCATCAGTACAAAGCCCTTCTTCTAGACCCGATGTCCGCAAAAGCCACTCCTCAG GAGACTCCAAATGCAATTATGATCATGTCCTCGAGGAGCATTTCCAGAGGAGCCTAGGGGTGAATTACCAACAAGCGCCCACCAAGGAACTTTCCATCAGTGTGTCCGTGGATGACCACTTTGCCAAGGCACTGGGAGAGGACAAGTGGCTGCAGATCAAATCCAAGTcgtcctcctgctcctccacgCCTCCCAGTAGCCCCAGCGTCACCCACTCGCCCACCTACAGCCACAGTCCCAACCATTCCCACAAACAGTCACCGCTGACATCCAGCCACTGGACCCTTAACTAA